A single Silvibacterium dinghuense DNA region contains:
- a CDS encoding DUF1015 domain-containing protein: MARIYPFRALRYNSSQVRLADVVTQPYDKISPALQQAYYQRSPYNLVRIILGLPELFDQPGDAASDIYARAAGDFASWRRNGILAQENEPSIFAYAQRFAVPSTAGDGEPETLVERRGLIALGHLHDYADGVVFRHEQTLAKPKSDRLNLLRTTRAHFGQLFMLYSDPANTIESLIFTDGAAPEMEVTDDYGVLHRVWRISDPAVIRLVTAEMADRKLIIADGHHRYETALAYAREHAPETMATPHESSPTALPAPPWPEAAAMMTFVNMDSDGLVILPTHRVVHSLAHFDAAVFFDQAKHAFELKQLDTNDTSALLAQLGADRADTTSFLAITTGGATLLTLKPEISSAALAALSPRQQQLDVVRLHTLVLEELLGLTPEDIRQQTHLRYLRDADEAMAQVRTGQADIAFLVRPITLEQLREVAFAGEVMPQKSTDFYPKLLSGLTIYALD; this comes from the coding sequence ATGGCCCGCATCTATCCCTTTCGAGCCCTTCGCTACAACTCCTCCCAGGTCCGCCTTGCCGATGTTGTCACCCAGCCCTACGACAAGATCAGCCCGGCACTGCAGCAGGCCTATTACCAGCGCAGCCCTTATAACCTGGTGCGCATCATCCTCGGCCTGCCGGAGCTCTTCGATCAGCCGGGCGACGCCGCGTCTGACATTTATGCCCGCGCCGCCGGAGATTTCGCATCCTGGCGCAGGAATGGCATCCTGGCCCAGGAAAATGAGCCCTCCATCTTTGCCTATGCGCAGCGCTTCGCCGTGCCCAGCACGGCAGGAGATGGGGAACCCGAGACCCTGGTCGAACGCCGCGGTCTGATCGCACTCGGCCATCTCCACGACTACGCCGACGGCGTCGTTTTTCGCCACGAGCAGACCCTCGCCAAGCCCAAGAGCGATCGCCTCAACTTGTTGCGGACGACCCGCGCTCACTTTGGCCAGCTCTTCATGCTCTACTCCGATCCGGCCAACACGATCGAAAGCCTGATCTTCACCGATGGCGCTGCGCCGGAAATGGAAGTCACCGACGATTACGGCGTGCTGCACCGGGTGTGGCGCATCTCCGATCCGGCAGTTATCCGGCTGGTGACTGCGGAGATGGCCGACCGGAAACTCATCATCGCCGACGGACATCATCGCTACGAGACAGCGCTGGCCTATGCGCGCGAGCATGCACCGGAAACAATGGCGACGCCGCATGAGAGCTCTCCCACGGCGCTGCCGGCTCCGCCCTGGCCCGAAGCCGCTGCCATGATGACCTTCGTCAACATGGACAGCGACGGGCTGGTCATCCTGCCCACGCATCGCGTGGTGCACAGCCTTGCGCACTTCGATGCCGCCGTTTTTTTCGACCAGGCAAAGCACGCCTTCGAGCTCAAACAGCTCGATACGAACGATACTTCTGCCCTGCTTGCGCAGCTTGGCGCAGATCGGGCAGATACGACCTCGTTCCTCGCCATCACCACCGGCGGAGCGACGCTCCTTACACTCAAGCCGGAGATCTCCTCCGCCGCACTGGCCGCGCTTTCGCCCCGGCAACAGCAGCTCGATGTCGTCCGCCTGCACACGCTTGTACTGGAAGAGCTCCTCGGATTGACGCCGGAAGATATCCGCCAGCAAACGCATCTGCGCTATCTGCGCGATGCGGACGAAGCCATGGCCCAGGTCCGCACGGGGCAGGCCGATATCGCATTTCTCGTCCGCCCGATTACGCTCGAACAACTGCGGGAAGTCGCCTTCGCCGGTGAGGTCATGCCGCAGAAATCGACCGATTTCTATCCCAAACTTCTCAGCGGGCTTACGATTTATGCGCTGGATTAA
- a CDS encoding N-acetylmuramoyl-L-alanine amidase family protein — protein MRRLALPLSLTLATVTLAQQPQQAPQQITVQTASPAPAVPSAPPPTPVSPRFVVVLDAAHGGSDTGARINNTLLEKSVTLNFSVWLRSALSARGIGVITTRESDSDLSALARAATANGTQAAACLLIHATPTGSGVHLYTSSLAPAPSQPGKFLPWQTAQASYVTQSLKLSSEIDSALAHAEVPVMIGRTSLEPMDSFACPTVALEIAPLQEGATTHYKTLTDISYQKSIIDALAAALEQWKNDWRQQP, from the coding sequence ATGCGTAGGCTGGCGCTGCCGCTTTCCCTCACGCTCGCCACCGTGACGCTGGCGCAGCAGCCGCAACAGGCCCCACAACAGATCACGGTGCAGACGGCATCTCCGGCACCGGCCGTGCCTTCGGCCCCGCCACCCACTCCCGTCAGTCCGCGCTTTGTCGTGGTACTCGATGCCGCACACGGAGGCTCCGACACCGGCGCGCGCATCAACAACACGCTGCTGGAAAAGAGCGTGACGCTGAACTTCTCCGTCTGGCTGCGCTCGGCTCTTTCAGCGCGCGGAATCGGCGTGATCACCACCCGCGAATCAGACAGCGATCTTTCCGCCCTAGCCCGCGCTGCTACCGCCAACGGCACGCAGGCAGCGGCATGCCTGCTCATCCACGCCACGCCAACGGGGAGCGGAGTACATCTCTACACCTCATCGCTGGCCCCGGCACCATCGCAGCCGGGAAAGTTTCTCCCCTGGCAGACAGCACAGGCCTCCTATGTGACGCAGAGCCTGAAGCTCTCGTCCGAGATCGACTCGGCCCTGGCGCATGCCGAGGTGCCGGTGATGATCGGCCGCACCTCGCTTGAGCCGATGGACAGCTTCGCCTGCCCTACGGTTGCGCTTGAGATCGCGCCTCTGCAGGAAGGTGCTACCACGCACTACAAAACGCTCACCGATATCAGCTATCAAAAATCGATCATCGATGCCCTGGCCGCCGCCCTTGAACAGTGGAAGAACGACTGGAGGCAGCAGCCGTGA
- a CDS encoding GerMN domain-containing protein — MISRAQRILFISMLVAVVIMATILIRLRERAQDRFRSLQVEVPTVEPVSHAPESIALLIPNDTDGSLVETRRSMPMPQDESARAKVLIETLLHAFREPHSTHPISPLNAQSTGTEDALAAQDLDEIYLMPIPQAKGSTPVKGQMAVIDFSSAFAAAHPSGIEPETLTLLAVLGTLHDNLPDITQVRFLVDGRTKDTLAGHADLTRTYVASDTATSVSGDTAIDVTNGAGATTQ, encoded by the coding sequence GTGATCTCCCGCGCGCAGCGCATTCTCTTTATTTCCATGCTGGTCGCCGTGGTCATCATGGCAACCATCCTTATCCGGCTGCGCGAGCGCGCGCAGGACCGCTTCCGCTCGCTGCAGGTAGAGGTTCCCACCGTGGAACCGGTCAGCCACGCACCGGAGTCCATCGCCCTGCTCATTCCGAACGACACCGATGGCTCGCTCGTCGAAACGCGGCGCAGCATGCCGATGCCGCAGGACGAGAGCGCACGCGCCAAGGTGCTCATCGAAACGCTGCTGCACGCCTTCCGCGAGCCGCATTCCACGCACCCGATCTCTCCGCTGAACGCGCAATCGACTGGCACAGAAGACGCGCTGGCCGCGCAGGATCTCGACGAGATCTATCTCATGCCCATCCCTCAGGCCAAGGGCTCGACGCCGGTCAAAGGCCAGATGGCAGTTATCGATTTCAGCTCGGCCTTCGCCGCCGCGCATCCCTCCGGCATCGAACCGGAGACTCTGACCCTGCTTGCCGTCCTCGGAACGCTGCACGACAACCTGCCGGACATCACGCAGGTGCGCTTCCTGGTCGACGGCCGCACCAAGGACACACTGGCCGGCCACGCCGACCTCACGCGCACCTATGTGGCCTCGGATACGGCTACCAGTGTTTCCGGAGATACCGCCATCGACGTAACGAACGGAGCCGGAGCCACCACGCAATGA